From the Lathyrus oleraceus cultivar Zhongwan6 chromosome 4, CAAS_Psat_ZW6_1.0, whole genome shotgun sequence genome, one window contains:
- the LOC127074880 gene encoding galactan beta-1,4-galactosyltransferase GALS3, with the protein MAIKDREKKLFVSSSRNYAAELKFLLTSLLLLCTIATLFHFIPSSFTISASDLRLCISRISQTPPTPLSPPPSPQASSIIHEKLITNNTIKRFFNPYGSAAYNFITMSAYRGGLNTFAIIGLSSKPLHVYGNPSYECEWIPYTNTNSSLEKIITNGYKILPDWGYGHVYTVVVVNCTFNDTINGENNGGKLMLYASTSGGGDRSFNVTDKMEVLVEQPKLLDHTLFDSKPKFEFLYCGSSLYGNLNPQRVREWIAYHVRLFGPKSHFVIHDAGGVHEEVFEVLKPWIELGYVTLQDIRDEERFDGYYHNQFMVVNDCLHRYKFMAKWMFFFDVDEYIYVPPKSTIKTVVDSLSDYSQFTIEQMAMSSKVCLSHDYGKTYRKWGFEKLVYRDAITGIRRDRKYAVQPRNLYATGVHMSENLDGNTTHKTEGRIKYFHYHGTIAQRRETCKLLVNSTKITYEKTPYVLDTTMRDIAGVIKKFELKMIGSRLQNTRQ; encoded by the exons ATGGCCATCAAAGACAGAGAAAAGAAACTCTTTGTTTCTTCATCAAGAAACTATGCTGCAGAACTCAAATTTCTCCTCACATCATTACTACTTCTCTGTACCATTGCCACTCTCTTTCACTTCATTCCTTCTTCTTTCACTATCTCAGCTTCTGATCTCAGACTCTGCATCTCAAGAATCTCTCAAACCCCACCAACACCATTATCACCACCACCATCACCACAAGCTTCTTCCATTATCCATGAAAAACTCATCACCAACAACACCATCAAACGTTTCTTCAACCCTTATGGCTCAGCGGCCTATAACTTCATCACAATGAGTGCTTATAGAGGAGGACTCAACACATTTGCCATCATTGGTCTTTCTTCAAAGCCTCTTCATGTTTATGGAAATCCCAGTTATGAATGCGAATGGATCCCTTACACAAACACAAATTCTTCCTTAGAAAAAATCATTACAAATGGTTACAAGATTCTCCCTGATTGGGGCTATGGCCATGTCTACACTGTTGTTGTTGTTAACTGCACTTTCAATGACACAATCAACGGCGAAAACAATGGCGGAAAGTTAATGCTTTATGCTTCAACATCAGGTGGCGGTGACAGAAGCTTCAATGTTACTGATAAAATGGAAGTTCTTGTTGAACAGCCTAAACTTTTGGATCATACCCTTTTTGATTCAAAGCCAAAGTTTGAATTTTTATACTGTGGATCATCTTTGTATGGGAATTTGAATCCACAAAGAGTGAGAGAATGGATAGCTTATCATGTGAGACTATTTGGGCCAAAGTCACATTTTGTTATACATGATGCTGGTGGTGTTCATGAAGAGGTTTTTGAGGTTTTGAAGCCTTGGATTGAACTTGGTTATGTTACATTGCAAGATATTagagatgaagaaagatttgATGGATATTATCAtaatcaattcatggttgtgaATGATTGTTTGCATAGATATAAGTTTATGGCTAAGTGGATGTTCTTTTTTGATGTTGATGAGTACATTTATGTTCCTCCAAAGAGTACTATTAAAACTGTGGTGGATTCTCTTTCTGATTATTCTCAGTTCACAATTGAACAGATGGCTATGAGTAGCAAGGTTTGTCTCTCTCATGATTATGGAAAAACTTACAG AAAATGGGGATTTGAGAAACTTGTGTATAGAGATGCAATTACAGGCATTAGAAGAGACAGAAAATATGCTGTTCAACCAAGAAACCTATATGCAACTGGAGTCCACATGTCAGAAAATTTAGATGGAAACACAACTCACAAAACTGAAGGTAGAATCAAATATTTTCACTACCATGGAACCATAGCACAAAGGAGAGAAACATGCAAGTTGCTAGTGAATTCCACAAAAATCACTTATGAAAAAACTCCTTATGTGTTGGATACTACAATGAGAGACATTGCTGGTGTCATCAAGAAATTTGAGCTTAAGATGATTGGATCAAGGTTGCAAAATACAAGACAATGA